The DNA segment CTTTGGTCAGCAGATAAGACTGCCGCGCCGCATTGACCGGAAACGAATTGTATTTGAAGGGGTTATATTCAGGCGTGACGTTGAGCCACGCGGCTTTGGCAAAGGCGGGAAACAGCGCCGGCAACCCCGCCAGCCCGGCAAAACGGGCGAATGACGTGACGCCAATCATCGGCGACAGCAGTACCACCTGACGCGGACGTCGCAGCGTGGCGTCGTCCAGACTGTCCAGCGTGTATTTCAGCGCCAGCGCGCCGCCGTTAGAGTAACCCACCAGATGCAGCGGCACCTCGTTACCCGCCAGTCGCGTCGCCTCACGCACCGCCAGACGCGTCGTGGCCAGCCACGCTTCCCAGTCGACCGCCGTTAACGCGCCTGGCGCGGTACCGTGTCCGGGCAGGCGTGGCACCACGGCGATAAATCCCTGCTGCTGGTAGATCCGGGCGACATATTTCAGACTGTAGGGCGAGTCGGTCAGGCCATGCAGCATCACGGCAACGCCGCGCGGTTTGCCTTGCGGCATCAACACGAATGAGCGGTTCCAGTTGGGGGTAAATTGCGCCGGAGCAACCCGACTGCCCGACCAGAAACGGTTGATCGGCGTCTGCTCATCCGGGCTCAGCGTATCGCCTACCTGTTTTTGCAGATCGGCAAACAGCGCCGCTTCCCGTGCCTGATACTGCGCAAAGGTGGCGTTATCCAGCGCCTCCGCGTTCATTTCATTCCCGCGCCAGGTATGCCAGGGATGAAGGTCAGGGCCGCTCTCTGTCTGATACACCCGCACGCCGAGGAAAATAATCAGTACCACCAGCAGCGTCAGCACCACGTGTTTGATCAACGCCAACAGGCCGGAACTGACCCACTTCACCCGACGAAAGAGGTTTTTAATCAACATGTTTATTCCGAGCCTCGCTCATCAGACACACCGCAACCGGCGTTAGTGTAGGCTAACCGGCGGTTTCCTCAACCTTTTCCGCCCTTTTCTCTCGGTACGTATCCACTTATCCCTGCATTTAATAATGTTAAATATTTGTTGTTTTTGATCACAAAAAAGAAACAAAAAGTTCATTTTGTGCGCGTTTCTTAAAAATGTAGATATTTTTAATTTATGGCTACGAAATGAGCTTCGCCATGTCTCCCTGACCATCTACTGAGAGGATCGATTCTGATGAATGCACTGACTGCCGTTAAACCAAACGCTGAAGATCAAGGCCAACCTGACAACGGATTTACGCTGAAACCGTCAGCCCAGTCCCCGCGTCTGCGGGAACTGACCTTTTCCGCCCGGACGACGGAACACTTTCTTCGGCAGGTCGCGCAATGGCCAGTGCAGGCGCTGGAATACAAATCGTTCCTGCGCTTCAAAGTGGGCAAGATCCTCGACGATCTGTGCGACAACCAGCTGCAGCCGCTGCTGCTGAAAACGCTGCTCGATCGCGCTGAGGGTGCGCTGCTGATTAACGCCGAAGGCGTCGATGACGTGGCGCAGGCTGACGACATGGTCAAGCTGGCAACCGCGGTGGCGCATCTGGTTGGACGCTCCAACTTTGATGCCATGAGCGGCCAGTACTATGCGCGCTTTGTGGTAAAAAACGTCGATAACTCAGACAGCTATCTGCGCCAGCCGCACCGCGTGATGGAGTTGCATAACGACGGCACCTACGTCGAAGAGATCACCGATTACGTGCTGATGATGAAAATCGACGAGCAAAACATGACTGGCGGCAACTCGCTGCTGCTGCATCTTGACGACTGGGAGCATCTTGACGAGTACTTCAGCCACCCACTGGCGCGCCGTCCGATGCGCTTCGCTGCGCCGCCCAGCAAGAACGTCAGCCATGATGTGTTCCACCCGGTATTTGACGTCGACCAACAGGGTCGCCCGGTCATGCGCTACATCGACCAGTTTGTGCAGCCGAAAGATTTTGAAGAAGGTGTCTGGCTGAGCGACCTGTCTGATGCGCTGGAAACCAGCAAAAACATCCTGTCCGTTCCGGTGTCGGTGGGTAAATTCCTGTTGATCAACAACCTGTTCTGGCTGCACGGCCGCGATCGTTTTACCTCGCACCCGGACCTGCGCCGCGAACTCATGCGCCAGCGCGGCTACTTCGCTTATTCCACCCACCACTACCAGACTCACCAGTAAGCGTGAAGGAACAAGCGGATGTATGATTTTGTGATTATTGGCGGCGGCATTATTGGCATGTCGACCGCCATGCAGTTAATTGAGGTCTATCCGGACGCTCGCATCGCACTGCTGGAAAAAGAGTCCGGCCCGGCCTGTCATCAGACGGGCCACAACAGCGGCGTGATCCATGCCGGGGTCTATTACACCCCTGGCAGTCTGAAGGCGCAGTTTTGTCTCGCCGGTAACCGTGCGACCAAAGCCTTTTGCGATCAAAACGGCATCCGCTACGACACCTGCGGCAAGATGCTGGTCGCGACCTCTGAACTGGAAATGGAACGGATGCGCGCCCTGTGGGATCGCACCGCGGCCAACGGCTTAGAGCGCGAGTGGCTGAATGCGCAGGAACTGCGCGAGCGCGAACCAAACATCACCGGACTCGGCGGCATTTTTGTACCGTCCAGCGGGATCGTCAACTACCGGGAGGTCACGGCGGCGATGGCGAAAATCTTCCAGGCCAGAGGCGGCGAGATTATCTACAACGCCGACGTCAGCGCCCTGAAAGAGCATGCCTCGGGCGTGGTGGTGCGTACCCGCCAGGGGCAGGAATTTGAAGGGTCGACGCTGATTACCTGCTCCGGACTGATGGCCGATCGGCTGGTGAAAATGCTCGGCGTCGAGCCAGGTTTTATCATCTGTCCGTTCCGTGGCGAGTACTTCCGTCTGTCGGCGGAACACAATCAGGTAGTCAACCATCTGATCTACCCGATCCCCGATCCGGCGATGCCGTTTCTCGGCGTCCATCTCACCCGCATGATCGACGGCAGCGTCACGGTTGGGCCGAATGCGGTGCTGGCGTTTAAGCGCGAGGGCTATCGCAAACGCGACTTTTCACTCAGCGATACGCTGGAGATCCTCGGTTCTTCCGGCATTCGTCGGGTCCTGCAAAACAACCTGCGCGCCGGTTTAAGCGAAATGAAAAACTCGCTGTGTAAGAGTGGCTATCTGCGACTGGTGCAAAAGTACTGCCCGAGCCTGACGCTAAACGATCTGCAACCGTGGCCCGCAGGCGTCCGCGCCCAGGCCGTTTCGCCGGACGGCAAGCTGATTGACGATTTTCTGTTTGTCACCACGCCGCGCTCAATCCACACCTGTAATGCCCCCTCTCCGGCGGCGACGTCAGCGCTGCCTATCGGCGCACACATCGTCAGTCAGGTACAGACGTTACTGGCAAACCAGAGCAATCCCGGACGCACGCTGCGTGCGGCACGTAGCGTGGACACATTACACGCCGCTTTCACCCGTTAACCTTTTTTCAGACAGGAAGCCATCATGCAACTAAACGATCCGACGTTGTTCCGTCAGCAGGCCTTGATCAACGGCCAGTGGCGCGATGCCGATAGCGGCGAAGTCATTGCGGTGACCAACCCGGCTAACGGCAAGACGCTGGGCAGCGTGCCGAAAATGGGCCGCGCGGAAACCCGCGACGCCATTGAGACCGCTAACCGCGCGCTGCCCGCCTGGCGCAACCTCACCGCCAAAGAGCGGGCGAATATTCTGCGTCGCTGGTTCAATCTGATGCTGGAACATCAGGACGATCTCGCCCGTCTGATGACCCTGGAACAGGGCAAGCCGCTGGCCGAGGCCAAAGGGGAAATCAGCTACGCCGCCTCCTTTATTGAGTGGTTTGCCGAAGAGGGCAAACGTATTTATGGCGACACCATTCCCGGACACCAGGCCGACAAACGCCTGATCGTCATTAAGCAACCCATTGGCGTCACTGCCGCCATTACGCCGTGGAACTTCCCGTCAGCGATGATCACCCGCAAAGCCGGTCCGGCACTGGCGGCAGGCTGCACGATGGTGCTTAAACCCGCCAGCCAGACGCCGTTCTCCGCGCTGGCGTTGGCGGAACTGGCAAACCGCGCCGGGATCCCGGCGGGGGTATTCAGCGTTGTCACCGGTTCGGCGGGCGCCGTCGGTAACGAACTGACCAGCCATCCGCTGGTACGCAAACTGTCTTTCACCGGTTCGACGGAAATTGGCCGCCAGTTGATGGAACAGTGCGCCAAAGACATCAAAAAAGTCTCCCTGGAGTTGGGCGGTAACGCGCCGTTTATCGTCTTTGACGATGCCTGCCTTGATAAAGCGGTAGAAGGTGCGCTGGCTTCCAAGTTCCGCAACGCCGGGCAGACCTGCGTCTGTGCTAACCGTCTGTATGTGCAGGACGGCGTTTATGAGCGCTTTGCGGAGAAACTGCAGCAGGCGGTGGAAAAACTGCATCTCGGTGACGGTCTGGCTCCCGACGTCACCACCGGCCCGCTGATTGATGAGAAAGCGGTCGCCAAAGTGCAGGAACATATTGCCGATGCGCTGGAAAAAGGCGCCCGGGTGATTAGCGGTGGGAAACCGCACGCGCTGGGCGGCAATTTCTTCCAGCCCACCATTCTGGTGGACGTGCCAGACAACGCGAAGGTCGCCAAAGAAGAGACCTTCGGCCCGCTGGCCCCGCTGTTCCGCTTTACCGATGAAGCCGACGTGATCAGACAGGCCAACGACACCGAGTTTGGTCTGGCGGCCTATTTCTACGCCCGCGATTTGAGCCGTGTCTTTCGCGTTGGCGAGGCGCTGGAGTACGGCATCGTCGGCATTAATACCGGCATTATCTCGAACGAAGTCGCGCCGTTTGGCGGGATCAAAGCCTCCGGCCTTGGCCGTGAAGGTTCCAAATACGGCATCGAAGATTACTTAGAAATCAAATATCTGTGCATTGGCCTTTAATAATAAATCGACTGGAGAACACCTGATGAGCACCAATAACGAATTAATGCAGCGTCGCACTCATGCCGTCCCGCGTGGCGTAGGACAGATTCACCCGATCTTTGCCGAGCGCGCGGAAAACTGTCGGGTCTGGGACGTGGAAGGCCGTGAGTTCCTGGATTTTGCCGGCGGCATTGCGGTACTGAACACCGGACACCTGCACCCGCAGATCGTCTCGGCAGTCGAAGCACAGCTGAAAAAACTGTCCCATACCTGCTTCCAGGTGCTGGCCTATGAGCCGTATCTGCAACTGTGCGAAATCATGAACCAGAAAGTGCCGGGCGACTTCGCCAAGAAGACCCTGCTGGTCACCACCGGTTCCGAAGCGGTGGAAAACGCGGTGAAGATCGCCCGCGCGGCAACGAAACGTACGGGGACGATCGCCTTTAGCGGCGCGTACCACGGTCGCACTCACTACACCCTGTCACTGACCGGGAAAGTGAACCCGTACTCCGCCGGAATGGGGCTGATGCCGGGTCACGTCTATCGCGCGCTCTATCCGTGCGCCCTGCACGGCATTAGCGAAGATGACGCCATCGCCAGCATTCACCGCATCTTTAAAAACGATGCCGCGCCGGAAGATATCGCCGCCATCGTGATTGAACCGGTACAGGGCGAAGGCGGTTTTTACGCCGCCTCTCCGGCCTTTATGCAGCGCCTGCGCGCGATTTGCGACGAGCACGGGATCATGCTGATTGCCGATGAAGTGCAGAGTGGCGCGGGGCGTACCGGTACGCTGTTCGCGATGGAGCAGATGGGCGTGGCGCCGGACATCACCACCTTCGCCAAATCCATTGCCGGCGGCTTTCCGCTGGCGGGCGTGACCGGACGCGCCGACGTCATGGACGCCATCCCGCCGGGTGGGCTGGGCGGCACCTATGCCGGTAACCCGATCGCCTGCGCCGCCGCGCTGGCGGTACTGAACATTTTCGAGCAGGAAAATCTGCTGCAAAAGGCGAACGAACTCGGCAAAACCCTGCGCAACGGTCTGCTGGCGATAGCTGAAACGCATCGTGAAATCGGCGACGTTCGTGGGCTGGGCGCCATGATCGCCATTGAACTGTTCGAAGACGGCGACCATAACAAGCCGGATGCAAAACTGACGGCGGAGATCGTCGCACGCGCCCGCGACAAAGGGCTGATCCTGCTCTCCTGTGGGCCGTACTACAACGTGCTGCGCATCCTCGTTCCGCTCACCATTGAAGATGCGCAAATCCGCCAGGGGCTGGACATTATCGCCCAGTGTTTTGATGAGGCGAAACAAGGTTAACCCTTGCAGCCCATTGCCGGATGGCGCTTCGCTTATCCGGCCTACAGAGTCGGCGTGGTTTGTAGGCCGGATAAGGTGGAGTCGCCATCCGGCAAACGGCTCAATAACAATAAAGAGGTCATAAGATGGGGCAACTGTCGCAATCACATGATTTAGGGGGCGGGCTGAAATCACGCCACGTCACCATGCTGTCTATTGCCGGGGTTATCGGCGCAAGTCTGTTTGTGGGT comes from the Citrobacter amalonaticus genome and includes:
- the glaH gene encoding glutarate dioxygenase GlaH; its protein translation is MNALTAVKPNAEDQGQPDNGFTLKPSAQSPRLRELTFSARTTEHFLRQVAQWPVQALEYKSFLRFKVGKILDDLCDNQLQPLLLKTLLDRAEGALLINAEGVDDVAQADDMVKLATAVAHLVGRSNFDAMSGQYYARFVVKNVDNSDSYLRQPHRVMELHNDGTYVEEITDYVLMMKIDEQNMTGGNSLLLHLDDWEHLDEYFSHPLARRPMRFAAPPSKNVSHDVFHPVFDVDQQGRPVMRYIDQFVQPKDFEEGVWLSDLSDALETSKNILSVPVSVGKFLLINNLFWLHGRDRFTSHPDLRRELMRQRGYFAYSTHHYQTHQ
- the lhgO gene encoding L-2-hydroxyglutarate oxidase — its product is MYDFVIIGGGIIGMSTAMQLIEVYPDARIALLEKESGPACHQTGHNSGVIHAGVYYTPGSLKAQFCLAGNRATKAFCDQNGIRYDTCGKMLVATSELEMERMRALWDRTAANGLEREWLNAQELREREPNITGLGGIFVPSSGIVNYREVTAAMAKIFQARGGEIIYNADVSALKEHASGVVVRTRQGQEFEGSTLITCSGLMADRLVKMLGVEPGFIICPFRGEYFRLSAEHNQVVNHLIYPIPDPAMPFLGVHLTRMIDGSVTVGPNAVLAFKREGYRKRDFSLSDTLEILGSSGIRRVLQNNLRAGLSEMKNSLCKSGYLRLVQKYCPSLTLNDLQPWPAGVRAQAVSPDGKLIDDFLFVTTPRSIHTCNAPSPAATSALPIGAHIVSQVQTLLANQSNPGRTLRAARSVDTLHAAFTR
- a CDS encoding alpha/beta hydrolase; amino-acid sequence: MLIKNLFRRVKWVSSGLLALIKHVVLTLLVVLIIFLGVRVYQTESGPDLHPWHTWRGNEMNAEALDNATFAQYQAREAALFADLQKQVGDTLSPDEQTPINRFWSGSRVAPAQFTPNWNRSFVLMPQGKPRGVAVMLHGLTDSPYSLKYVARIYQQQGFIAVVPRLPGHGTAPGALTAVDWEAWLATTRLAVREATRLAGNEVPLHLVGYSNGGALALKYTLDSLDDATLRRPRQVVLLSPMIGVTSFARFAGLAGLPALFPAFAKAAWLNVTPEYNPFKYNSFPVNAARQSYLLTKALQQQIVQDAQNTRLRDLPPVLTFQSVMDSTVSTQAVVESLYRYLGPNGSELVLFDINQAANLRPLLRSSSYTAAATLLPSVPRAYRTTVVTNATAETLAVVARDTLAGARDVQVQPLQEAWPQEMYSLSHVAVPFPLTDSLYGLKPDALNRYGLSIGTIALRGETSTLLVGLDTLMRVTSNPFFPYMKERIEAVVGGSVKD
- the gabD gene encoding NADP-dependent succinate-semialdehyde dehydrogenase; amino-acid sequence: MQLNDPTLFRQQALINGQWRDADSGEVIAVTNPANGKTLGSVPKMGRAETRDAIETANRALPAWRNLTAKERANILRRWFNLMLEHQDDLARLMTLEQGKPLAEAKGEISYAASFIEWFAEEGKRIYGDTIPGHQADKRLIVIKQPIGVTAAITPWNFPSAMITRKAGPALAAGCTMVLKPASQTPFSALALAELANRAGIPAGVFSVVTGSAGAVGNELTSHPLVRKLSFTGSTEIGRQLMEQCAKDIKKVSLELGGNAPFIVFDDACLDKAVEGALASKFRNAGQTCVCANRLYVQDGVYERFAEKLQQAVEKLHLGDGLAPDVTTGPLIDEKAVAKVQEHIADALEKGARVISGGKPHALGGNFFQPTILVDVPDNAKVAKEETFGPLAPLFRFTDEADVIRQANDTEFGLAAYFYARDLSRVFRVGEALEYGIVGINTGIISNEVAPFGGIKASGLGREGSKYGIEDYLEIKYLCIGL
- the gabT gene encoding 4-aminobutyrate--2-oxoglutarate transaminase codes for the protein MSTNNELMQRRTHAVPRGVGQIHPIFAERAENCRVWDVEGREFLDFAGGIAVLNTGHLHPQIVSAVEAQLKKLSHTCFQVLAYEPYLQLCEIMNQKVPGDFAKKTLLVTTGSEAVENAVKIARAATKRTGTIAFSGAYHGRTHYTLSLTGKVNPYSAGMGLMPGHVYRALYPCALHGISEDDAIASIHRIFKNDAAPEDIAAIVIEPVQGEGGFYAASPAFMQRLRAICDEHGIMLIADEVQSGAGRTGTLFAMEQMGVAPDITTFAKSIAGGFPLAGVTGRADVMDAIPPGGLGGTYAGNPIACAAALAVLNIFEQENLLQKANELGKTLRNGLLAIAETHREIGDVRGLGAMIAIELFEDGDHNKPDAKLTAEIVARARDKGLILLSCGPYYNVLRILVPLTIEDAQIRQGLDIIAQCFDEAKQG